GGTGACGAGACATTAATCGTAACGCAGTCGAAATTCGACTCACGTTCCGCGCTGAGCACTTGTTGAGCTTCTTGCGTAGACATTATATAAAATCCTCAGTCGGTTTGGTTGATTACTTGTAGTCGAGTTCGCTTTGGCGGCCGAGCTTAACATCAAGACCGAGGGATTGGATTTCCTTGATCAAAACGTTGAATGATTCCGGCGTACCGGCCTGCAGCGTGGAGTCGCCCTTGACCAGTGATTCGTAGATTTTGGTACGTCCTTGGACGTCGTCAGACTTAACAGTGAGCAACTCCTGGAGAGTATACGCGGCACCGTAAGCTTCAAGGGCCCAAACTTCCATTTCCCCGAAACGCTGACCACCGTACTGGGCTTTACCACCCAATGGCTGCTGCGTAACGAGCGAGTATGGACCAACTGCACGAGCGTGAATCTTGTGCGAGACAAGGTGATTCAGCTTCAGCATGTACACCCAACCGACAACCACTTCGTTATCGAGCTTTTCACCGGTACGACCGTCGTAAACAGCGGACTTACCTGTGGTTGGGAGACCGGCGTCTGCCAAGTGCTGACGAACAACCTTTTCGGGAATACCGTCGAAGACTGGAGTCGACACCTTCATGCCCAGAACCTTACAGGCCCAACCCATATGGGTTTCGAGAACCTGACCAACGTTCATACGGGAAGGTACACCCAGAGGGTTCAAACAGATCTGGATCGGAGTGCCATCTGGAAGATAAGGCATATCCTCTTCGGGAACGATCTTAGCGACAACACCCTTATTTCCGTGGCGTCCCGCCATCTTGTCACCGACCTTGAGCTTTTCCTTGGTAGCAACGTAGACCTTAACCTGCTTGATAACTCCGGTTGCTGCATCATCACCAGACTCGATGTTAGCAGTCTTACGCTCACGGTCGCCTTCGAGCTCGTCGAACTTGCTCTGGTAGGAACCGATGATCTCCATGATCTTGATACGAACTGGAGATGGGTCGATTTCGACGTGCTTGGAAACCGCAGCGAGCTTACGGAGAAGCGTCTTAGTGATCTTGCGGTTGGCAGGAATGATGATTTCGCCATTCTGACCGTTGACCACGTCGAGAGGAATCTTTTCACCCAAAAGGATGTTGGAGAGAGCCTCGGTGAGACCTTCGCGCAACTTGTCCATCTGAGTCTTGTAGTCCTCATTGATCTGCTTCACCTGACGGCGACGATCCGATGGGCTCAGACGCTCCCGCTCGTAATCGAGACGGCTGGAAACCTTCACATCCATAACGATGCCATCGACACCAGATGGTACGATCAGCGAGGTGTCCTTAACATCGGCAGCCTTTTCACCGAAGATCGCACGGAGAAGCTTTTCTTCCGGAGCGAGCTCAGTTTCGGACTTTGGAGTGATCTTACCAACGAGAATGTCGCCTGGCTTAACTTCCGCACCGACGCGAATAACACCATCGTGGTTGAGGTGCTTGAGAGCTTCCTCACCGACGTTTGGAATATCGCGAGTGATTTCTTCCGGTCCGAGCTTTGTGTCACGGGCAGTAACTTCGAATTCAGAAATGTGGATCGAAGTATAGATGTCGTCCTTGAGAACCTTTTCGGAGATCAGAATCGCATCCTCAAAGTTGTAACCATTCCACGGCATGAACGCGACGAGGATATTCTTACCAATGGCAAGCTCACCATTTTGCGTACAAGGACCATCGGCTATAATCTGCTCCGCCTTGATTGGCTGTCCCTTGGCGACGATCGGCTTCTGGTTGAAACAGGTTCCCGCATTCGAACGCATGAACTTGCGCAACTCGTATACGTGGATGCCAGCCTTTACGTCAGTGTAAGGCTTGCGATCGAAGTTGGCGGGTAATTCGCCGTCCTTGGAAATTACGATTCTCTTGGAGTCAACCGAAGCGACGATACCGTCGATGTCGGAAACTGACACAGTCTTCGAATCGCGGGCAACGCGCTCTTCAATTCCGGTGCCCACAAAAGGAGAGTCGGCTTGAAGGAGAGGAACGCCCTGGCGTTGCATGTTCGATCCCATCAAAGCACGGTTAGCATCATCGTGCTCGAGGAACGGGATAAGACCCGCCGCGACAGATACAACTTGCTTGGTGGAAACGTCCATGAAATCGACTTGATCTGGATCGACTTCCAAGAACTCGCCGGATTGACGGACGGTAACCTTACCCATGAAATTGCCGCTCTCGTCGACCTCAGAATTAGCCTGAGCGATGATCTTCCCCTCTTCCATATCGGCATTGAGGTACTTGATCTCTTCGGTCACGCGCCCATCGACGACTACACGGTACGGAGTTTCGATGAAACCGAATTCGTTAACACGCGAGTATGTCGACAACGAGTTGATCAGACCGATGTTCGGACCTTCAGGAGTCTCAATCGGACAAATACGGCCGTAGTGGGATGGATGAACGTCACGAACTTCAAAACCAGCACGCTCACGATTCAAACCACCAGGACCAAGAGCAGAAAGACGACGCTTGTGCGTGAGTTCTGCGAGCGGGTTGATTTGGTCCATGAACTGCGATAGCTGCGAACGAGCGAAGAAGTCACGGATAACAGTGGTCAAAGCCTTCGGGTTGATCAGCTTCTGAGGAGTGATCGAATCGACGCTTTGATCGTAAAGTGTCATACGCTCACGAACGAGACGTTCGGTACGGGCGAGGCCTAAACGACACTGGTTAGCAAGCAATTCGCCAACGGTACGAACGCGACGTGAACCGAGGTGGTCGATATCGTCGAGGTACCCCTCTCCTGCCTTCAGCTTGATGAGATACTTGGTGGCGAGAACGATGTCTTCGCCTTGCAGCGTGCGTTGCTCAACGTCCACATCCATCTCGAGCTTCTGGTTGATCTTGTAGCGACCAACGCGACCGAGGTCGTAGCGCTTTGGATCAAAAAACAGACGTTTGAGCAGGGCCTTGGCGTTTGCGGTTGTAGGTGGTTCACCTGGACGCAGACGCTTGTAAATTTCCTTGAGGGCCTCCTCTTCATTTTGAGAGGTGTCCTTCTTCATAGCGCGAACAATCGCGCCATCGTCGACTGTTGTGTCGATGACCTTCAGAGTTGGAATACCGTGACCTTCGAACTCGCGAACGATCGCCTTGGTAAGAGGTTCAAAAGCACGTGCAATGACGACACCCTTCTCAGCATCGATGGCGTCTTCAACCAATACGTACTGGGAGACGTTTTCCTTGGCCAAGGCTTCTGAGGTGCCGAGGTCTTCGATCGTGTAAAAGAGCTTTAGGATGTCTACGTCGGAACTGTAGCCAACCGCACGAAGAAGCGTAGTGATAAGGAACTTACGACGACGGCGGCGACGATCGAGGTAAACGTAGAGCAGATCGTTGTTATCAAACTGAACTTCGAGCCAAGTGCCGCGGTCCGGAATGATACGGAAAGCGTGGAGAGGTTTGCCATTTGTGTGTGGAGTTACCTCGTAGGCGATACCAGGGGAGCGGTGAAGCTGAGAAACGACAACACGTTCCGCTCCGTTAATGATGAAAGAGCCGCGCGCCGAAACCATTGGGATCTCTCCCATGTAGATTTCCTCATCCTTGATGTTATCCTCTTCA
This genomic interval from Pelagicoccus albus contains the following:
- the rpoB gene encoding DNA-directed RNA polymerase subunit beta — translated: MADRINFGKLKDVITPPNLIEIQINSYLDFLQKDTPISERKNDGIEAVFREVFPIESYDGRLVLEFVSYTVGDPKATEIECIREGITYSVPLYVKLRLREEDNIKDEEIYMGEIPMVSARGSFIINGAERVVVSQLHRSPGIAYEVTPHTNGKPLHAFRIIPDRGTWLEVQFDNNDLLYVYLDRRRRRRKFLITTLLRAVGYSSDVDILKLFYTIEDLGTSEALAKENVSQYVLVEDAIDAEKGVVIARAFEPLTKAIVREFEGHGIPTLKVIDTTVDDGAIVRAMKKDTSQNEEEALKEIYKRLRPGEPPTTANAKALLKRLFFDPKRYDLGRVGRYKINQKLEMDVDVEQRTLQGEDIVLATKYLIKLKAGEGYLDDIDHLGSRRVRTVGELLANQCRLGLARTERLVRERMTLYDQSVDSITPQKLINPKALTTVIRDFFARSQLSQFMDQINPLAELTHKRRLSALGPGGLNRERAGFEVRDVHPSHYGRICPIETPEGPNIGLINSLSTYSRVNEFGFIETPYRVVVDGRVTEEIKYLNADMEEGKIIAQANSEVDESGNFMGKVTVRQSGEFLEVDPDQVDFMDVSTKQVVSVAAGLIPFLEHDDANRALMGSNMQRQGVPLLQADSPFVGTGIEERVARDSKTVSVSDIDGIVASVDSKRIVISKDGELPANFDRKPYTDVKAGIHVYELRKFMRSNAGTCFNQKPIVAKGQPIKAEQIIADGPCTQNGELAIGKNILVAFMPWNGYNFEDAILISEKVLKDDIYTSIHISEFEVTARDTKLGPEEITRDIPNVGEEALKHLNHDGVIRVGAEVKPGDILVGKITPKSETELAPEEKLLRAIFGEKAADVKDTSLIVPSGVDGIVMDVKVSSRLDYERERLSPSDRRRQVKQINEDYKTQMDKLREGLTEALSNILLGEKIPLDVVNGQNGEIIIPANRKITKTLLRKLAAVSKHVEIDPSPVRIKIMEIIGSYQSKFDELEGDRERKTANIESGDDAATGVIKQVKVYVATKEKLKVGDKMAGRHGNKGVVAKIVPEEDMPYLPDGTPIQICLNPLGVPSRMNVGQVLETHMGWACKVLGMKVSTPVFDGIPEKVVRQHLADAGLPTTGKSAVYDGRTGEKLDNEVVVGWVYMLKLNHLVSHKIHARAVGPYSLVTQQPLGGKAQYGGQRFGEMEVWALEAYGAAYTLQELLTVKSDDVQGRTKIYESLVKGDSTLQAGTPESFNVLIKEIQSLGLDVKLGRQSELDYK